CTTCCTTTTAGAGTTCAGATGGAGTGCAGCAGGAGAATGTACGTAGATCTGAGCCTTTGTAAGCTCCACCAAAATGACAATTTATCCATTCCGCATACATGGAGTGTTCATCTGACACTTGTTTCTGCCTCAGGTACAGTCACTGGACAAAGAGTCGGAGGTCGAGGAAGCCGCACCTTTCAACGTTCCCTTTTACACGGAGTGCTCAGAAGCAGCACAGGCGGAACTGATAAACCAGTGTGAAGGGCAATTTGCCCAACTGGAGATGGTACAAGCTGTGATCTGTTTACCCTGACAGCTTTGTGCAGCTTTTTATAATGTGACGTTATCATGCTAGTGTTAATATcaatgttctgtttgttttcctaGCTTCAGAACCAGATAATTTTTGCAGAGCCAGACCCGGATGAAAGCACACAAGAACTGGTGAGAGATGGCCCTGTTTTCCTATGAATAAATAAGACCATTTGTTTTTCCCATGCATGTGCTTCTGACTAGATCTAATCTGCTGTCTATCCGTTGTTTGACCTACAGTCAGTGAATAGACTGACAGCGGTAGCAGCAGAGCTGAAGCAGTGGCAGACCATGCAGCCAGAACGTGAGTGGTCTTGGCTTTGACTTTGAGTGACATGCCtttattacaatgttataacACATACGCTTTATGATTGAGTTAAGCATTTGTTACTGTGGTTTCCTTTTATTCTGTAGTACTGTCCCCAAATTCTGAGGTGTTACTCGCCGTTGGAGCAGAGGAGGTAAATTGTAATAAGGTGTTCCCTTCCAAAGTAGGCGATTTAGGAGgaagaaaatgttaaataaaaaaaattaaaaatactgGTATATTTTTGCAGTTGCCTTTGTGAAGGTATGTCAGGTATCTGTGATTTTTCAATTATACAGTCTCTTGTGCATGGGAACACGTTGCTGTTAAAATaaattcattcaaaatgtttctttttctttctcctttctcaacAGTTACAGAAGCTGAATTCACAACTGGAGTTGGTCTTCTCCTGTTCACAAGCCAAGAGAGACAAACTGAGAGAGAGTCTTAAAAGGTATTCTTGGAATACCGTTTTAGATTTGTATTCTAAATGCACAACCTCACTGCCAGTATCAAGATCGCATATGTGAAAGGATTCCTGTTTCAGGGAGCAGAAATGGTTGGAGGAGAAGAAGGAAGTTTTCAGGGCAGCCACCGAACATGTGGCCAATCAGCGATTGGAGAATGAAAGGTTATCAGAAAATAGGTGAGCATCAACACCTGGGTTGTTGTTATGGGCACGctgcaaaataaaattttacaacgttaaattaaaatgaacatttgaatgatttGTAAGTTGAGATTGTACCTCTCGTTTTCAAAGCAATTTCTGCAGTTTTTTTGTCTGTTAAACGCAGAATACATTAGTCAATAAATTACAAACCAACTGGGGATTAACATAGTGGTGTTGTTCAGGGTTTTGCGGGACACTAAGAAAAAGATCCAGAAGATGAAGGACTACCAGGACAGGCTGATGGAGACCCTGGCAGACATACTGGAGGAACACTTCCCACTTCCTACAATGGAAACCAGTGTTAACAAAAAGAAGAAGGTGAGAGTCTTTATGATGTTTTCAGTGGTTGTATTGATGGAGGGGTCCCATATTGTGTTTTTCATGGTGGCATGTAGCCTGTTCTCAGATCAGTTCGGTTTGGTTAGTTGACGTTTGTGGCTGCCAAACTCTTAATATTCGCTTGGAAGAAGCCACTTATCTTCTATTAAGGTTGGCCTCATCCCATGTTGGGGCACTAGGTCTGTAGGCTGGCCTAAT
Above is a window of Esox lucius isolate fEsoLuc1 chromosome 9, fEsoLuc1.pri, whole genome shotgun sequence DNA encoding:
- the cenpk gene encoding centromere protein K, which codes for MSSDGVQQENVQSLDKESEVEEAAPFNVPFYTECSEAAQAELINQCEGQFAQLEMLQNQIIFAEPDPDESTQELSVNRLTAVAAELKQWQTMQPELLSPNSEVLLAVGAEELQKLNSQLELVFSCSQAKRDKLRESLKREQKWLEEKKEVFRAATEHVANQRLENERLSENRVLRDTKKKIQKMKDYQDRLMETLADILEEHFPLPTMETSVNKKKKNIPQDLNQDLLSLNEILELLMNKTLDTPHDPYVRIDETFWPPYTEMLLRYGIALRHPEDCFKIRLEAFY